From Halobacillus sp. Marseille-Q1614, the proteins below share one genomic window:
- a CDS encoding Gfo/Idh/MocA family protein, protein MKIGIISFAHMHAYSYANALINQDDVEIAGIYDSNHERGKEASSQFNTDFHQSIDDLLATDIEAVVVTSENIYHREHVTAAAKAKKHILCEKPIATTIEDANAMIEICEENGVLLQTAFPVRFSSAILRAKSIIEEGELGDILAIKGTNRGTNPGGWFNDKELSGGGAVIDHTVHVVDVMRWILKSEVTEVYAEIDHLISEKPIDDSGILTMEFDNGLFATLDCSWSRNDAYPTWGDVTLEIVGTEGTLSVDAFAQKIDIYSNESGVNWSFWGDDMNDHLVADFVEAVRENRAPSITGEDGLKAVEVALKAYESSEKKEPVHL, encoded by the coding sequence ATGAAAATTGGAATCATAAGTTTTGCCCATATGCACGCTTACAGTTATGCAAATGCATTAATTAATCAGGATGATGTGGAAATCGCCGGAATTTATGACAGTAACCATGAACGCGGTAAAGAAGCCTCCTCCCAGTTCAATACTGATTTTCACCAAAGTATCGATGATTTATTAGCCACAGATATTGAAGCTGTCGTCGTCACTTCAGAAAATATTTATCACCGCGAGCATGTGACGGCGGCTGCTAAAGCTAAGAAACATATACTTTGCGAAAAGCCGATTGCCACTACGATTGAAGATGCTAACGCGATGATTGAAATCTGCGAAGAAAATGGAGTACTGCTGCAGACCGCCTTCCCTGTAAGGTTCAGTTCAGCCATTTTAAGAGCTAAATCGATTATTGAAGAGGGGGAGCTCGGAGACATTTTAGCAATTAAAGGAACAAACCGCGGCACTAACCCTGGTGGATGGTTTAACGATAAAGAACTTTCTGGAGGCGGAGCTGTGATTGATCATACCGTGCATGTGGTTGATGTGATGCGCTGGATTCTAAAATCAGAAGTGACAGAAGTCTACGCGGAAATCGATCATTTGATCAGTGAAAAGCCTATCGATGATAGCGGAATTTTAACAATGGAGTTTGATAATGGCTTGTTCGCTACTTTAGATTGCAGCTGGTCTCGTAATGACGCCTACCCTACATGGGGAGATGTGACGCTTGAAATCGTTGGGACTGAAGGAACATTATCAGTCGATGCCTTTGCCCAAAAGATTGATATTTACAGTAATGAAAGCGGCGTGAACTGGAGTTTCTGGGGTGACGATATGAACGACCATCTGGTTGCCGACTTTGTGGAAGCCGTCCGTGAAAATCGTGCTCCTTCCATCACCGGAGAAGATGGATTAAAAGCTGTAGAAGTGGCGCTTAAGGCATATGAATCTTCGGAGAAGAAAGAGCCCGTACATCTTTAA
- a CDS encoding sodium:solute symporter codes for MSNFTTLDYSILIVYILGVAVIGAMFGKDQKTTKDYFLGGRSIPWWAIGLSVMATQASAITFIGAPGWGYEGGLERLIMYLNVPLAIAFLIVTIVPFFYRTEVYTAYEYLEKRFDVKTRSFAAFLFLVARGLATGVVLYAPALVLSVVTGWDIAFTIILMAVLAVGYTVLGGISAVIWTDVIQMFVLWLGAIISMIVIFTKVPGGWDQIVSTASSAGLLEPLNWSMDLSVEYSVWAGVIGGFFLHIAYFGTDQSQIQRVLTSKSIKESKLSLLLTGVLIVPQMLLFLFIGILLYVFYQFNGNPNVSDLNELFPMFVVNELPAGISGLIIAGVFAAAMSSLDSGLNSLSAVTIRDFYSKFFKKNASQEHYLKASRWATLLWGAYATVFAFFVANLGPVIEAINKIGSLFNGALLGVFLLALFTRRTNGTGAFAGLIAGMVSVWAVTQFFTISFLYNNIVGAVAAFIIGYLISLMGAKPKEHKLKGLTMKEKDASLQEKLAERAESAASVENLKEEKNTNKWPIYLIAYFVIALLFLVIIQAF; via the coding sequence ATGAGTAATTTTACAACCCTCGACTACTCCATTTTAATTGTTTACATTCTTGGCGTGGCAGTAATCGGGGCTATGTTTGGAAAAGATCAGAAAACAACGAAAGATTATTTCCTCGGCGGCCGAAGTATTCCTTGGTGGGCGATCGGACTTTCCGTAATGGCAACGCAAGCAAGTGCTATTACCTTTATCGGCGCACCCGGCTGGGGTTATGAAGGCGGTCTTGAACGTCTCATTATGTATTTAAACGTGCCGCTGGCTATTGCTTTTCTAATTGTAACGATTGTGCCGTTTTTCTATCGAACAGAAGTATATACTGCTTATGAATATTTGGAAAAGCGATTTGATGTTAAAACTAGAAGCTTCGCAGCCTTCTTATTTCTAGTAGCGCGAGGGCTTGCAACAGGAGTAGTATTATACGCACCTGCCCTTGTCTTGTCAGTTGTTACAGGATGGGATATCGCCTTTACGATTATCCTGATGGCCGTGCTGGCAGTTGGCTATACCGTATTAGGCGGTATCAGCGCCGTCATCTGGACCGACGTGATCCAGATGTTTGTTTTATGGCTTGGAGCTATTATCAGTATGATCGTTATTTTTACAAAGGTTCCTGGAGGATGGGACCAGATCGTCTCTACCGCTTCAAGTGCCGGCCTGCTTGAGCCGCTCAACTGGTCAATGGATCTATCAGTAGAATACAGCGTCTGGGCAGGAGTAATTGGCGGTTTCTTCCTGCATATTGCTTACTTTGGAACGGATCAAAGCCAGATTCAGCGTGTATTAACTAGTAAATCTATTAAAGAAAGTAAATTGTCCCTCTTGTTAACAGGTGTATTAATTGTTCCTCAAATGCTCTTATTCTTATTTATCGGAATACTTCTATACGTATTCTATCAATTTAATGGAAACCCTAACGTTTCAGATTTGAACGAGCTGTTTCCAATGTTTGTAGTCAATGAACTCCCTGCAGGAATTTCAGGATTGATCATTGCAGGTGTATTCGCAGCTGCAATGTCCAGTCTGGATTCAGGTCTGAATTCATTATCAGCTGTTACAATTAGGGATTTTTACAGCAAATTTTTCAAGAAAAATGCTTCTCAGGAACACTACCTGAAAGCATCTAGATGGGCCACTCTTCTTTGGGGAGCTTACGCCACGGTTTTTGCCTTTTTCGTAGCAAATCTCGGCCCCGTTATTGAAGCAATTAACAAAATTGGATCCCTTTTTAATGGAGCATTGCTCGGTGTTTTCCTTTTAGCCCTATTTACGAGAAGAACCAATGGTACCGGGGCATTCGCAGGACTCATAGCTGGTATGGTATCCGTCTGGGCAGTCACTCAGTTTTTTACAATTTCCTTCTTATATAACAATATCGTCGGAGCTGTGGCCGCATTTATCATTGGATATCTTATCAGCTTAATGGGTGCCAAGCCAAAAGAGCACAAACTAAAAGGATTAACCATGAAGGAAAAAGACGCTTCTCTTCAAGAAAAGCTGGCTGAACGCGCGGAGTCCGCTGCTTCGGTAGAGAATTTAAAAGAAGAAAAAAACACAAACAAGTGGCCTATATATCTAATTGCCTACTTTGTGATTGCTCTTCTATTTTTAGTTATCATTCAGGCATTCTAG
- a CDS encoding TRAP transporter large permease — MEVFILIGSFVLLLLCRVPIALTLIVSSIVTGLYMEIEPSAIIQRMVGGLNSFSLLAIPFFVLAGEIMNEGGISRRLINLSNVIIGKIRGGLGLVNVLASTFFGGISGSAVADTSSVGSVLIPMMKKNGYDSDYAVSVTISSSAQGVMIPPSHNMIIYSTAAGGVSVGALFMGGLLPGLLLGLILMVLTYAIAVKRNYPKGEAVQKKDIPRIIWEGLLGLLTAVIIIGGIISGFFTATESAAIGTLYAFIITFFVYRDIPLMRMGIILKRTFKTLSMVLFLIGASSAFGWLLALTRVPATVSDTLIGISPNNIVTILMIVVILLLLGTIMDMAPLILIATPILLPVAINVGMDPVHFGVLLILCLAIGLVTPPVGTVLFVGSAIGRLSIEKASKGMMPFYAAMIIVLLLVAFIPNITMFLPDILVE; from the coding sequence ATGGAAGTATTTATTCTGATAGGCAGCTTTGTTCTGTTACTGTTATGTAGAGTGCCTATTGCACTTACTCTTATAGTATCCTCCATTGTAACGGGATTATATATGGAAATTGAACCATCCGCTATTATTCAGAGGATGGTGGGAGGGCTAAATTCCTTTTCTTTATTAGCCATCCCTTTCTTCGTACTCGCTGGAGAGATTATGAATGAAGGCGGTATCTCTCGCAGATTAATCAATCTTTCTAATGTAATCATTGGGAAAATCAGAGGCGGTTTAGGATTAGTCAACGTCTTGGCGAGTACTTTCTTTGGCGGGATTTCTGGATCGGCTGTTGCGGATACATCTTCTGTTGGTTCTGTCTTGATCCCAATGATGAAAAAGAATGGCTATGATTCTGATTATGCGGTTTCGGTAACCATTTCCAGTTCGGCACAAGGGGTTATGATCCCGCCGAGTCATAATATGATCATCTATTCAACAGCTGCTGGTGGTGTTTCTGTTGGTGCATTATTTATGGGGGGATTGCTTCCAGGGTTGCTGCTAGGGCTGATCCTTATGGTCTTAACCTATGCCATTGCTGTAAAAAGAAATTATCCTAAAGGAGAAGCTGTCCAAAAAAAGGACATTCCTAGAATCATTTGGGAAGGCTTATTAGGATTACTAACGGCAGTGATTATTATTGGAGGAATTATAAGCGGGTTCTTTACTGCTACTGAATCTGCTGCGATTGGAACCCTTTATGCGTTTATTATTACTTTCTTTGTATATAGAGATATTCCACTTATGAGAATGGGAATTATATTAAAAAGAACATTTAAAACCCTGTCGATGGTTTTGTTTTTAATTGGGGCTTCTTCAGCCTTTGGATGGCTATTAGCCTTAACAAGAGTACCTGCTACTGTATCTGATACATTAATTGGTATATCTCCCAATAACATTGTGACGATCCTGATGATTGTTGTGATCTTATTGTTATTAGGAACGATTATGGACATGGCTCCCCTTATTCTTATAGCTACTCCAATTTTACTGCCTGTAGCTATAAATGTAGGGATGGATCCAGTTCACTTTGGTGTGCTGCTCATTCTATGTCTCGCGATTGGGCTGGTGACTCCTCCTGTAGGAACAGTGCTTTTTGTGGGTTCTGCCATCGGCCGATTATCCATCGAAAAGGCTTCTAAGGGAATGATGCCTTTTTATGCAGCGATGATTATTGTGTTATTGCTCGTAGCATTCATACCGAACATCACAATGTTTCTACCAGATATTCTAGTAGAATAA
- a CDS encoding TRAP transporter small permease has translation MKKLKMVKRGLDRILLISSLTLLAVMVVVIIVQVFSRQLFSYTPSWSEELSRVLFVWVSFLGIAYGFKEKLHIGVGLIVNMLPDKIQTLFDYIAKTIVIILGVFMVYYGWLFTTLMGRSTLPGLGLPSSVLYASIPVTGVFVTLYGIELLFRKGMHQDFDGAAEG, from the coding sequence ATGAAAAAGTTAAAAATGGTGAAAAGGGGACTCGACCGTATTCTTCTCATATCCTCGCTAACTTTACTGGCGGTTATGGTTGTAGTTATTATTGTACAGGTATTTTCACGTCAACTTTTCAGCTATACACCTTCGTGGTCCGAGGAACTGTCACGTGTTCTTTTTGTATGGGTTAGTTTTTTGGGAATCGCCTATGGATTTAAAGAAAAACTTCATATCGGGGTAGGTCTTATCGTCAATATGCTGCCAGATAAAATCCAAACTTTGTTCGATTATATAGCAAAAACTATAGTAATTATTCTAGGGGTTTTTATGGTTTATTATGGATGGCTATTTACTACTTTAATGGGACGTTCAACATTGCCAGGCTTAGGATTGCCATCTAGCGTACTATACGCTTCCATACCAGTGACCGGAGTTTTTGTCACATTATATGGTATCGAATTATTATTTAGAAAGGGTATGCATCAAGATTTTGATGGTGCAGCGGAGGGGTGA